From the Prochlorococcus sp. MIT 1223 genome, the window AAGTTTGTTACTAGCAATAGGTTTTGGAATGATGCAAGGACGGGAGTTAATAGTTCGTCCAACATGGTTATCTCTTAATTATTTGCTAGCTCATGATCAGATCTTTTCAATAGGATGGGGGAATGGATCAATTACCTTCAAGTAAAACACCGTTAAATCAGCACTCCTTAGATGCACTGGAGCTATGGTTGAGAGAATTGGGAGCTGAAAAAAGTAGTTCAGATCCGACGGTGTGGAGTTTAGGAATGCCTACATGGTCGGCAGAAATTCAAATGGGTATTGAAAACTTAAGAATTACCTGGGAAAAAAATGGTTCAGAATCCTCTTGTAGTTTTCCATATGGACTGTCTAGAGAAGACGTCCAAGTTGGAATATGCCAGGGCCCTTAAAGAGTGAAACTATAAAAAATCATAGAGTTTCTAGTCCTTTATTGATAGTTGAATAACATTTTTCTAATTCATCATCTGTGATACATAGTGGAGGGAGTAGATATACAACATCTCCTAGGGGTCTGATAAAAACCCCATTTTGTAAGGCGAATTGCTTTAGAGCTTTGCCGATAGAATTTAAGTAGCCCTGTGTTCCATTTACTTCAATATTGAATGCAGCAATCGATCCATGAAGTCGCGGATTTATCACCTTTGGATTTTTGATTAATTTTTTTAAATGAGGCAAATGACGAAATTCAAAATCCAAATATTTTTTGGGGTTCTTTTCAAGTAAATCTAAACTTGCATTTGCTGCAGCACAGCCGAGAGGGTTGGCGGTAAAACTATGCCCATGCCAAAAAGTAAGCCTAGGGTCATCACCAATGAAGGCTTTAAAGATTTCCTCCGTAGACATTGTTATACCCATTGGTAAGAAGCCACCCGTCAGACCTTTAGATAGGGAGATTAGGTCAGGCTTTAAACCAGCTTTTTGAAAAGCAAAAAGAGAACCACATCTTCCAAAACCAGTTAAAACTTCGTCAACAATCAATAGAGCGTTTGCGGCCTTTACTTTCTTTTCGACTGCGTTAAGAAATTCAGGTCTAACCATTGCCATTCCACCAGCCCCTTGAACTAAAGGTTCTAAGATGACAGCACTTGTAGGTGTTTCTAGAAGCTTCTCAAGCTGATTAATTGCAGAGACTTCTTTTGCATTGACATCTTTATCTCCCCACCATGTAGCTGGCCATTGAACCCTGCTAACAGGGAACATCATTCTTTCAAAAGGAGCGTTAAAAAGATTGCGCTCACCAACTGCCATTGCTCCAAATGTATCCCCATGATATGCACCATCAAAAGCAATAATTTGGTCTCGATGATCTTCCCTATTTTCCCAAAATTGACAAGCAATTTTCAAGGCAACTTCAACAGCAGTTGACCCGTTATCAGAAAAGAATGCGCGTTCTAGCCCTGTTTTATTGCATAAACGCTGAGAAAGCCTTTCTGCTTGTGGATGGATGAAATCTGCAAATATAACTTGTTCAAGTTGCTTGGCTTGCTCTGAAATCGCTTTCGCAATGTAAGGATCTGAATGCCCATGTAAGGTCACCCACCAACTGCTTATTGCATCAATTAGAGGAGGTGCATTATCACGTTCTAGCAGAGCCCCTCTTGCCGCTATAACTCTTTCAGGCCTATTTGCGGATGCGATCTGCGTAAAAGGTGGCCAAAGACTTGGATACCAGGTTGAGGTGTCGAAATTCGATGGCGAATCCAAATAATTCATTCCCAGACTTGTGTTTTTTTTCATATTTGGATTAGTTGTTCAGACCTTAGACCATGCTCAAGAAAAACAATCTTAAATGCCCTAGGTGTTTTCTCGTTCCCATGCATAGATTGAATCAGATTGATTTGGTTCAAAATAACCTTAGAGAAGCTTTTGCAGAAGGCTATTGGCATTCGATCAAAATTAATCTTGAAATACAGGGATGATCCTTTGTGCAGATACAAATGATTCACGAGCTTTAAGAATTGGTTGACCTCTTATAAATGCAGTAACTCAAGCCTCAAATCGTTTTCGACGATGCCCGACTTATCCTAAAGAATAATACAAAAAAAAATTAATAATCAAATAAATGCTTTATCGTCAATACTAATTAGTTGACTGAGAATTTACATCTCTAGTGAAGAGTCTTCAATACTAATAGAGTTTCTATTTGATAAATTCTTTAAAAACCTTTTTTAAACCTTGTTTATCCCATTGACTCTTAAGTTCATTTGCTGAGAGGTTAGTTAAATGAGGCAGTTGAGCAATAATTGAAACTCCAGAGATGTGCTCTATTGTCTTAGGGTTGTCTTTATGTAAAGGACCATTGAGAATTATCCCTAAAATAGGGATAGACCTTTTCTTCAGTGCTTCAATACTCAGTAGCGTATGATTGATTGTTCCCAATCCAGATCTTGCCACAAGGACAATAGGTAGCTTCCATTCTTTAAGAAGTTCTATTTGTAAAAAGTCTCGATTGATTGGAACCAGTAAACCTCCTGCAGTCTCAACAACGAGAGGACCTTTTACAACTGGCAGTTTCACTAATCTGGGATCAATTTTTTGATTTTCTTTTTCAGCAGCCCAGTGAGGAGATACAGATGCTTGAAATTTATAGAGTTCTGGTATGAATTGTTTTTTTGAAAGATTTACAAGAGTTGATACTCTACATGTATCACTTCCATCTTCTAGACCACTTTGTATGGGCTTCCAATAAACTCCATTTAGACCTTGCACTATAAGAGCACTAACGATAGTTTTCCCGACATCAGTATCAGTACCGCAAATAACAATACCTTTATTAGTCGCTATCATCGTTGTATTAGAAGTAGTTGTATTTTCCATGTAAGATTAATTTCGTTCTTATTTGATAATGGCCAAGCCTTTCTTAATCGCCTCCACTCTCCAATACTAAGGCTAGTCTTTTTAGTTGCTTGTGCACCTACATTGATCATTGTTTTAAATAGAGAAGTTAATCCAGATGCTTTTTGTGTATAGCTAAGTATTTGATTGTGCTTTACTTTGTTATTTTCAATGACTCCAAGAAGAGATTGTTCTGTAGGTAAATCTAATTCTGTACATGACACACCAGCATTTTTTGATGCTTCATGCCATTCATTAAAACTACCTTTTACAGGTAGTGATATTACAACCCATCCATCATTATCTACAGCATTAATCCATTCTTTGAGACGCTCAGTGGGATTAACTAACCAATGAAGAACAAAGCTAGAGGCAATTAATTTGGGTGATTCTAACCAGTGAGGTAAACCTTGATCTAAATCCCAAACTTGGGTTTCTTTATTAGGTGCATGTTGAGCAATCATTTCTTTTGAATTGTCAACTCTAATTACACTCTGACCTGGATTTAAGGACTCTAAGGATTCTGCTAAATGTCCTGTTCCGGAGCCAAGATCTACCCACACACCTTTTGCTATTTGCTTATTAGAGCAAATGCTAGCTAATTCCCATGCAATATCTTTTTGAATACTTGCATTTTCGTTATAGACAGAAGCAGCTTTGCTAAAGTTTTTTAATATCGATTGTTGCCATTCGTTATTCATTTTGTCGCTTCTAACCATGTTTGTGTGCGTTGTATTAATTCAGGCATAACTATTGAATGTCCTTGAGAAGATAAATCCCAATGACTTGGTGGATTTAGAAGCTTTTTGTTTAGTTCAATCCTTAAACTAGTTTTTGACTGTGGATGAACTATTTGATCTTCGTCTCCATAAACTGTTAAAACTCTTGCATGTATAGGAAAGTTTTCTGGCAACCCAGAAGTTTTAATTAGTAAATTAAGATCATCTTGAAGTTGTTTCCTACCATTATTTGAAAGACCATCTTTAATTGGTCCCTCTGGAAGGATATTCACTTGAGAGAGGTTACAGGCTTTTTTTAGAAAGTTGATTAACATTTCTTTTTCAGAAGAGCTTCCTAAGGCTTGTTGCATTCCTTTTAAGGCTATTTTAATAGATCTACTTTCATTTCCCTCAGGAAGGAAACGACCAAAGCTACTAATTAGAACAATGTGAGTTGCGTCTTCTAGTACTGATCGGTTAATTAGGTGGAGCCCAAGTGAATGACAAATTAATACTCGTTTAGTCGTAGTTTCGTTAATCTTGGAGTTATGCCAATTAGAGGTTTGAGCTTGAATATCTCCATAGCCTCTATTAAGGCTAGTCCATAGCCATTGGTTTTCCATAAAAGACTTTCTCCAGGTATCCCAGGTTCTACAGTCACCACCCCAACCATGCATGGCAATTATTTCTTTCATGGGCTCTGAAGGGCGAGTAGTAACTTTTGCAATGTCTCTTTTGGCAGATTCTCTCTAACCACTAATCTGAGACAGGCTTGTCCTTCGGGCACAGTGGGAGGACGAATTGCAACGCAAAGGATTCCCTTTCGCTCAAGTATCTGTTGGTATTTGAGCGCTTTTTGGTTTGTGCCCATTAATAAAGGAATAATAGGACCGATTCCTTCTGGAAATGTCCAACCATGCTTGTTCAAGGTTCTGCGCCAATGAATTGATTCTGTTTGAAGTTTTTTTACCAAATTGGGATTCTCTTGTATGAGATTTAGAGCAGCTAATGCGGCTGCACACATTGGAGGAGCAAGGGCAGTTGTATATCTAAATGCACCACTGGTTTGTAGAAGATGTTCTTGAATTTCTTTATTGCAAGCAATAAAGGAGCCTCCACATCCAAAAGATTTGCCAAAAGTTCCGGTGATAATAGTCACAGGAGATTGAATCCCATAGCATAAACCTTTTCCACTTTTACCTAATACCCCAAGTGCATGAGCTTCATCAACTAATAGTCTTGCTTTATATTTTTCACAAAGCTTTGCTAGTTCGCTAATATTTGGACTTGTTCCTGCCATGCTAAATAAACTCTCTGTAATAACTAGAGGAGACTTATTTACATATTTTTCCTGAAAAATCTTTAAATATTTTTCAAGGTCGAGAAGATTATTATGAGAGTAACGTTGAAGCTTGGCGCCACTAGCTTTTATTCCTACTAAAAGAGAATGGTGAATAAGTTTATCTGCAAGAACAGGAGTATGCCTATCTGCTAAGGCTATAACGGCACCAATATTTGCTTGAAAACCACTTGGGAATAGTAAGACTTTTTCTCTCCCTAGCCATTCTCCCAAAGCTTCTTCAAGTTTCTTGTGAATAGGACGACTTCCTGTGACAAGCCTAGAGCCTCCAGCTCCTACACCTTCCACATGCATAATTTCATTGGCAGCGGCAATTAGTTGGGGATGCCGGCTCAGTCCTAAATAGTCATTGCTTGCAAGGTCAAGTATATCTTGGGAACTTTTGTCAGCATTAAATGCCTGAAACGATGCTGGCGTCTTACCAGGTATCCATGTCCTTACTCTTCGAATTTGGTCTTGAGCAAGCTGTTTCATTCCTTGAATCCTATACTTAATACGAATTTTCTGTTCAATACATACCAACTATAATCTTCCATATCTTTGTCACTCTGTACATATTTGATGAGATAAATTGCTTTGGTCGATAAAATTTGGATATGCACTCTGCGGCGTGAGTTACGACATCAATAGATCTCTTCAATTCTTCATTGAATCCAAAGGACATTTTCCCTTTCCCACTTGATGATTTTCAGCTTCAGGCGATTGATTCTTTAAATCAAGGTCATTCTGTTGTGGTTAGCGCCCCAACTGGGTCTGGGAAAACATTAATTGGCGAGTATGCAATTTATAGAGCAATATCTCATGGCCAAAAGGTTTTTTATACAACGCCATTAAAGGCCCTCTCAAATCAGAAATTAAGAGATTTCAGAGATCATTTTGGTCCCGAAAATGTTGGTCTCTTGACTGGTGATATGAGCTTGAATAGAGAAGCTTCAATAGTTGTTATGACTACTGAGATCTTTCGCAATATGTTGTATGCAGAAGCTGATGAATTAGATGACCCTCTTGCTGGTGTTGAAGCTGTTGTTCTTGATGAGTGCCATTACATGAATGATGTCCAGAGGGGGACAGTTTGGGAGGAATCGATAATTTATTGTCCGTCTTCAGTGCAGTTCGTTGCTTTATCTGCAACTGTAGCCAATGCTGGGCAGTTGACTGATTGGATAGAAAATGTTCATGGACCAACGGATTTGATATTTAGTAATTTTCGTCCAGTCCCATTGAGGTTCAGTTTTTGTAGTGCAAAAGGGTTGCACCCTTTACTTAATGATAAGGGTAATAAGTTACATCCAAATAATAAAATTTGGAGAGCTCCAAAAGGTCAGAAAAGAAAAGCGCGTTCTTCTCGGCCACTACAACCAGTCTCTCCATCAATTGGCTTTGTCATCTCACAGATGGCTGAGAGAGGTATGTTGCCAGGCATATACTTTATTTTTAGTCGTCGAGGCTGTGATCGAGCCGTTCGAGATCTAGGACATCAAACTTTAGTTACAAAAGAAGAGAAGAAGATAATTCGTGCATGCCTTAGGGCATATACAGAGCGAAATCCTGAAGGGATCAGAGATGGATTGCATGCTGACGCTTTACTTAGAGGCATTGCTGCTCATCATGCTGGAGTTCTTCCAGCCTGGAAGGAATTAATAGAAGAATTATTTCAGCAGGGGTTAATTAAAGTAGTTTTTGCTACTGAGACATTGGCTGCTGGGGTCAATATGCCAGCTCGGAGCACTGTAATTTCAGCACTATCTAAACGTACTGAAAATGGACATCGACAACTTATGGGTAGTGAATTTCTTCAGATGGCTGGGAGAGCAGGTCGACGTGGCTTGGATTCTGAAGGTTTTGTAGTAACTGTTCAGAGCCGGTTTGAGGGTGTTCAAGAAGCTGGTGAATTAGCTCTTAGTTCAGCGGATCCTTTAATGAGTCAATTTACTCCAAGTTATGGAATGGTTCTTAACCTTTTACAACGCTATGATTTAGAGAGATCCAAGCAATTAATTGAAAGAAGTTTTGGGCGTTATTTAACCAGTTTAGATCTCGTTGAAGAAGAAAAGCTTATTGAAGAATTGAAACTTCAATTACAGTTTCTCCAAGGTTCATTATCGGATGTTTCTTGGGATGATTTCGAAGCTTATGAGAAAGGAAGGAATCGTCTGAAGGAACAACGAAGATTACTGCGCATTCTGCAAAAGCAATCTGCTGACAAATTAGCTAATGAACTGACCTCCGCCTTACAGTTTTCTAGTATTGGGACTCTTATAACGTTGAAGGCTCCTCAGCTTCAAGGACGCATAACTCCTGGAGTAATTGTTGATAAAATCTTTAGTTCAGGCCAGTTCCCTTTGCTTTTATGTCTTACAGATCAAAATCTCTGGCTGTTAGCTCCATCTCAATCAGTAGTTAGTCTACATGCTGATTTAACTTGCTTATCAGTTGATAACTACGAAACGCCAACCCTTACACGTTCAGGTGAATTAAGGCATGGTGATGATAAAAGCATGCAATTGTCCTTACTTGTTAGAGACATGTCAAAACGATATGACATGATGACACCTCAATATGATCTTGCTGCTGAAGTTTTATCTCAGGTGAAATTAGTTCAAACTCTTGAAGCTCAATTAGAACAAGAACCAGCTCATCGTTGGATTAATCTCAAAAAATTAAAGAAGCATCGTCATAGGATGGAAGAATTAGATGATGAAATCCAAAACCGTCAAAAGATATTGCATCACAGGGCTAATCATCATTGGGATGACTTTTTATCTTTAATGGAGATACTTCAGTATTTTGGTTGTTTGCAGGATATAAATCCTACGGAAATCGGAAGGACAGTTGCTGGCTTGAGAGGTGATAACGAATTATGGCTAGGATTAAGCTTAATGAGTGGTCATTTAGATGAATTACCACCTTCTGCGTTAGCGGGTGTTATTGAAAGTATTTGTACAGAAATTAATCGTCCTGATCTTTGGAGTGGATTTGCTCCATCAGCTATTGCAGAAGAGGCTTTTCAAAATCTTTCTGGAATACGAAGTAATCTTTTAAGAACACAAGAAAGGTATGGCATTAAAATCCCAGTTTGGTGGAATCTTGAATTAATTGGTTTAGTTGAGGCTTGGGCAAATGGTGCTCTATGGAGTGATCTTATTGCGAACACTTCACTTGATGAGGGAGATATAGTCCGTATTCTGCGAAGAACTATTGATTTATTGTCTCAAGTCCCCTACTGCGAGGCTGTAAGCGAACAGCTCAGAGTTAATGCTAGAAGAGCTTATAAGTCTATTAACCGTTTCCCAGTTTGCGAGTCAGACGATCTTGAGAAGTTAGTTATAAATGAGAAGGAGGGAAGTAACCCTGCTACAAAAAGGTCTTATAAAGATTAAAACAGGCTTTCCCCTTTAATCAAAACTTGTCATTGATATTGGATCCACAAGTTTATCAAAATCAGCTTCTGTCAAATAACCAAGTTTACTGACGGCTTGCCGAAGACTAATATTTTCATTGTGAGCTAGTTGAGCAATGTTGCATGCTTTTTCATAGCCAATGGTAGGAGTTAGCGCAGTTACTAACATCAACGATTGATCTAGATCATGCTTTATCTTTTTCTCATTAGGTTTGATCCCCTCAATCATCGAGACTCTGCAGCTTAAGCATGCATCATGCAATAACTCAATACTTTTCAGAATATTGAATGCTATCTGAGGTTTGTATGCGTTCATCTGCAGATGACCACCACTACCAGCCATCCCAACGGCGACATCGAGTGCAATTACTTGTGTACAAACCATTGCCATTGCTTCGCACTGTGTTGGATTTATTTTCCCTGGCATAATTGAACTGCCAGGCTCATTTGCAGGTAGTTCTAGCTCTGCAATGCCTGCTCTTGGACCTGATGATAATAGTCGGATATCATTGACAATTTTCAAAAGAGATATTGCTAACATTTTTAAATTAGTCATTAAATTTACGAGGCCATCATGACTAGCCATAAGAGCAAATTTATTTTTAGCTGTTATAAAAGGTAAACCTGTTATGACAGATATTTCCTTGGCAATCTCATAGTCAAATCCACTTGGTGCATTTAAACCTGTTCCTACTGCTGTACCTCCTAAGGGAAGATGGTAAAGTTCTTTTAGACTTTCTTTAATTCTCTCGCTACCAGTTAAAAGCTGATCTCTCCATGCAGATACTTCTTGTCCAAGAGTAAGAGGTACTGCATCTTGAAGATGTGTTCTCCCGATTTTTATGATATTGCGCCATTCATTACTTTTTTGAGTAAATGCTCCTATTAGTAGACTTAATTCTGGTAGAAGTCTACTATTAATTTCTTTAGCCGTTGAGATCTGAATGGAAGCAGGAAAAACATCATTCGTTGATTGTGATCGATTTACATGATCATTTGGATGTAATGGCTGATGACTACCTAAAGGCATACTTTGAGAATGAGATGCAATATTAGCAATCACTTCATTGATGTTCATATTTGTTTGAGTTCCACTCCCGGTTTGCCAAACTTTTAGCGGAAATTGCCGGTCATGTACGCCGTTTAGTATTTCTTGAGTGGCTAATAGGATTAAATTTTTTTTCTTATCATCAATTAAACCAAATTTATTATTTACGATGGCTGCAGCATTTTTTATTGTGGCTAAGGCATATATAACTTTTATAGGCATTAGATCTGTACCTATTGAGAAATTACCTAAGGATCTTTGAGTTTGAGCTCCCCAAAGAGCACTTGTGGGGACTTCTATCCCCCCAAGGCTGTCGTATTCAACTCGTACTTTTTTGTCCATTTATTTTTTATAATATTGTTTATCTTCTCATGTCCGAGAGATAGTGTATCGCTTGGTTTGCAAGCTTGATAAAACAACGAAGTTTCTTGACTCTTTTAGCTTTAATAAATATATTTTGCAATATTTAAAGCTTTAGCCTTTTCCAAATAACATCCAAATTACTTTGATGTATTTCAGTAGAGAAACAATTTTCTAGTTGAGTTGGATTTAAAATTTTCCCAATCTCTATATCTGATTCTAAGTTGGCTTTAAAATTACCATCCTCTTTGTTCCAGGCTGCATGAGCATGTTTTTGTACTATTTGATAGGCCTCTTCTCGGCTCATTCCATGCTCTACTAGTGCTAACAACACTCGCTGACTAAAAACAACTCCTCCATAAACATTCATATTTCTCACCATATTTTTTGGATAGACTCCTAAGCCTTTAATGACTTCTGTCATTTCTATAATCATGAAATGCAAAGTTATAGACGTATCAGGAAGCATCATTCGTTCTATTGAACTGTGACTGATATCTCTTTCATGCCATAACGCAACGTTCTCTAATGCTGCGACTACATAACTACGCAGCACTCTTGCAAGACCGCTTATTCTTTCACTCCTTATTGGATTACGTTTATGAGGCATGGCAGAACTTCCTTTTTGACCTTTAGCAAAACTTTCCTCTACTTCTAAAACATCAGTTCTTTGAAGGTTTCTGATTTCAGTGGCAAATCTATCTAATGAGGATCCAATTAAAGCGAGTGTTTGAACATAACTAGCATGGCGATCTCTTGAGATAACTTGTGTACTTGCGGTATCAGGTATTAAGCCAAGGATATTGCATGCGATTTCTTCAACTTGCGGGTCAGTATTAGCATAAGTGCCCATAGCACCGCTTATTTGGCCAATTGATATATCTTTTTCTAAAAGTTGCAGTCTTTCAGAGTTCCTTATTGTTTCAGCTAACCATCCTGCGAGTTTAAAGCCAAAAGTAATGGGCTCACCATGTATGGCATGAGATCGCCCAATCATAACGGTTTTTTTATGTTCCTTAGCAAGTTCTCTTATTGCTACCTTTAATTCATTTAGTTCTTTAATCAGTAACTTAGTAGATGCTTTCAGTTGCAAAGCTAATCCAGTATCAAGGACATCACTACTTGTCATTCCTACATGAATAAAGCGCCCAGGATCCCCGACATTCTCATTTAAGTTTGTTAGAAAAGCTATGACATCATGTCTTACTTCTGCTTCGATTTCTAAAATTCTTTTCGGAGAAAAAGTTGCTTGAGTTCGGATTTTTTGGATTGCTTCATCAGGGATCTTCCCTAATCTCCAATTGGCCTCACAGGCTGCAATTTCAACGTCAAGCCAACTTTGATACTTTGCTTGCTCTGTCCATATTTGGCCCATTTCGGGCATTGTGTAGCGATCAATCAAAATGTCGCAGTAAATAAGTGATAGTTCAATCTAAAGCTTTATCTCAAGCTGACTTCAAACGATTGTGAGGAACTTCCCAATGAACATATCTTCCCCATGATTGCTGGCGAACCCAACATCTTCCTCCTTTGCAACTAATCACTTGAAAAGGAGGTAAGTCATTGGGTTGGTTTTCAATTGTTGCAAAACTTCCAGGTGGAAGAAGAGCAAGGATATTTTGAGGATCTACCATTGAGGCCAAACCATGAGATTTATTTTGTGAGATCTCATTTGGATCGATAGACTTTGTGAGATTTTTCGACACGACCTTTCGGGCGAGTTCTATAGATTGTCCCCGAACTTTTACTGATTTACTAAGTTCAGCGGTTTTTATTCGGTTTCATGTTGCTTTTTATAAATAAATGATCAGAAAAGTCCGACTAGATCTTCACTTGCTCACCAAAGGATTTGTTCCTTCCAGGCAACAAGCCATCAAAATGATTAGAGCTGGGAATGTTAAAAGCATTTCTGGAGAAGTTCTTGATAAGCCTGGTTTGGAGGTTAAAGATGATCTTGAAGTGTTAGTTAAAAATATTCCTCGCTTTGTATCTCGGGGTGGAGAGAAATTAATTGCTGGGTTTAATGCTTTTTCTCTAAAAGTTAATGGGAAAGTTTGCTTGGATTGTGGTATCTCAACAGGTGGTTTTACTGATTGCCTTTTACAGCAAGGTGCATCACTTGTTTATGGAGTTGATGTTGGATATGGCCAGGTTGCTTGGACATTACGTAATGATCCCAGAGTAGTACTTAAGGAAAGAACAAATATTCGTAAATTAACTAGAGAAGTTCTCTATGGTGAGAATGGATTATTGCCTACTTTTGTAGTGGCTGACTTGTCTTTTATTTCTTTAAACCTTGCTTTGCCAGCTATTACAGATTTGTTAAAAGAAGAAAATAAAGAAGGTCTATTTTTAATTAAACCTCAATTCGAAGTTGGTCGTGAACGAATTGGAAAGAAAGGGGTCGTTCGCGAACCAGATGCTCACGTTTATGCATTAAATAAAGTTATTCAGTATGCAATGAAATTAGGTTGGCTCCCTAAAGGGC encodes:
- a CDS encoding DUF3143 domain-containing protein, encoding MDQLPSSKTPLNQHSLDALELWLRELGAEKSSSDPTVWSLGMPTWSAEIQMGIENLRITWEKNGSESSCSFPYGLSREDVQVGICQGP
- the bioA gene encoding adenosylmethionine--8-amino-7-oxononanoate transaminase, encoding MNYLDSPSNFDTSTWYPSLWPPFTQIASANRPERVIAARGALLERDNAPPLIDAISSWWVTLHGHSDPYIAKAISEQAKQLEQVIFADFIHPQAERLSQRLCNKTGLERAFFSDNGSTAVEVALKIACQFWENREDHRDQIIAFDGAYHGDTFGAMAVGERNLFNAPFERMMFPVSRVQWPATWWGDKDVNAKEVSAINQLEKLLETPTSAVILEPLVQGAGGMAMVRPEFLNAVEKKVKAANALLIVDEVLTGFGRCGSLFAFQKAGLKPDLISLSKGLTGGFLPMGITMSTEEIFKAFIGDDPRLTFWHGHSFTANPLGCAAANASLDLLEKNPKKYLDFEFRHLPHLKKLIKNPKVINPRLHGSIAAFNIEVNGTQGYLNSIGKALKQFALQNGVFIRPLGDVVYLLPPLCITDDELEKCYSTINKGLETL
- the bioD gene encoding dethiobiotin synthase, with the protein product MENTTTSNTTMIATNKGIVICGTDTDVGKTIVSALIVQGLNGVYWKPIQSGLEDGSDTCRVSTLVNLSKKQFIPELYKFQASVSPHWAAEKENQKIDPRLVKLPVVKGPLVVETAGGLLVPINRDFLQIELLKEWKLPIVLVARSGLGTINHTLLSIEALKKRSIPILGIILNGPLHKDNPKTIEHISGVSIIAQLPHLTNLSANELKSQWDKQGLKKVFKEFIK
- a CDS encoding methyltransferase domain-containing protein, which gives rise to MNNEWQQSILKNFSKAASVYNENASIQKDIAWELASICSNKQIAKGVWVDLGSGTGHLAESLESLNPGQSVIRVDNSKEMIAQHAPNKETQVWDLDQGLPHWLESPKLIASSFVLHWLVNPTERLKEWINAVDNDGWVVISLPVKGSFNEWHEASKNAGVSCTELDLPTEQSLLGVIENNKVKHNQILSYTQKASGLTSLFKTMINVGAQATKKTSLSIGEWRRLRKAWPLSNKNEINLTWKIQLLLIQR
- a CDS encoding alpha/beta hydrolase; protein product: MKEIIAMHGWGGDCRTWDTWRKSFMENQWLWTSLNRGYGDIQAQTSNWHNSKINETTTKRVLICHSLGLHLINRSVLEDATHIVLISSFGRFLPEGNESRSIKIALKGMQQALGSSSEKEMLINFLKKACNLSQVNILPEGPIKDGLSNNGRKQLQDDLNLLIKTSGLPENFPIHARVLTVYGDEDQIVHPQSKTSLRIELNKKLLNPPSHWDLSSQGHSIVMPELIQRTQTWLEATK
- a CDS encoding 8-amino-7-oxononanoate synthase, which produces MKQLAQDQIRRVRTWIPGKTPASFQAFNADKSSQDILDLASNDYLGLSRHPQLIAAANEIMHVEGVGAGGSRLVTGSRPIHKKLEEALGEWLGREKVLLFPSGFQANIGAVIALADRHTPVLADKLIHHSLLVGIKASGAKLQRYSHNNLLDLEKYLKIFQEKYVNKSPLVITESLFSMAGTSPNISELAKLCEKYKARLLVDEAHALGVLGKSGKGLCYGIQSPVTIITGTFGKSFGCGGSFIACNKEIQEHLLQTSGAFRYTTALAPPMCAAALAALNLIQENPNLVKKLQTESIHWRRTLNKHGWTFPEGIGPIIPLLMGTNQKALKYQQILERKGILCVAIRPPTVPEGQACLRLVVRENLPKETLQKLLLALQSP
- a CDS encoding DEAD/DEAH box helicase produces the protein MNPKDIFPFPLDDFQLQAIDSLNQGHSVVVSAPTGSGKTLIGEYAIYRAISHGQKVFYTTPLKALSNQKLRDFRDHFGPENVGLLTGDMSLNREASIVVMTTEIFRNMLYAEADELDDPLAGVEAVVLDECHYMNDVQRGTVWEESIIYCPSSVQFVALSATVANAGQLTDWIENVHGPTDLIFSNFRPVPLRFSFCSAKGLHPLLNDKGNKLHPNNKIWRAPKGQKRKARSSRPLQPVSPSIGFVISQMAERGMLPGIYFIFSRRGCDRAVRDLGHQTLVTKEEKKIIRACLRAYTERNPEGIRDGLHADALLRGIAAHHAGVLPAWKELIEELFQQGLIKVVFATETLAAGVNMPARSTVISALSKRTENGHRQLMGSEFLQMAGRAGRRGLDSEGFVVTVQSRFEGVQEAGELALSSADPLMSQFTPSYGMVLNLLQRYDLERSKQLIERSFGRYLTSLDLVEEEKLIEELKLQLQFLQGSLSDVSWDDFEAYEKGRNRLKEQRRLLRILQKQSADKLANELTSALQFSSIGTLITLKAPQLQGRITPGVIVDKIFSSGQFPLLLCLTDQNLWLLAPSQSVVSLHADLTCLSVDNYETPTLTRSGELRHGDDKSMQLSLLVRDMSKRYDMMTPQYDLAAEVLSQVKLVQTLEAQLEQEPAHRWINLKKLKKHRHRMEELDDEIQNRQKILHHRANHHWDDFLSLMEILQYFGCLQDINPTEIGRTVAGLRGDNELWLGLSLMSGHLDELPPSALAGVIESICTEINRPDLWSGFAPSAIAEEAFQNLSGIRSNLLRTQERYGIKIPVWWNLELIGLVEAWANGALWSDLIANTSLDEGDIVRILRRTIDLLSQVPYCEAVSEQLRVNARRAYKSINRFPVCESDDLEKLVINEKEGSNPATKRSYKD
- a CDS encoding class II fumarate hydratase encodes the protein MDKKVRVEYDSLGGIEVPTSALWGAQTQRSLGNFSIGTDLMPIKVIYALATIKNAAAIVNNKFGLIDDKKKNLILLATQEILNGVHDRQFPLKVWQTGSGTQTNMNINEVIANIASHSQSMPLGSHQPLHPNDHVNRSQSTNDVFPASIQISTAKEINSRLLPELSLLIGAFTQKSNEWRNIIKIGRTHLQDAVPLTLGQEVSAWRDQLLTGSERIKESLKELYHLPLGGTAVGTGLNAPSGFDYEIAKEISVITGLPFITAKNKFALMASHDGLVNLMTNLKMLAISLLKIVNDIRLLSSGPRAGIAELELPANEPGSSIMPGKINPTQCEAMAMVCTQVIALDVAVGMAGSGGHLQMNAYKPQIAFNILKSIELLHDACLSCRVSMIEGIKPNEKKIKHDLDQSLMLVTALTPTIGYEKACNIAQLAHNENISLRQAVSKLGYLTEADFDKLVDPISMTSFD